Proteins from a genomic interval of Mycoplasmopsis columboralis:
- a CDS encoding Cof-type HAD-IIB family hydrolase has protein sequence MRKVFAFDLDGTLLKKNNTIDPLTQQALTLSAQNNNLNVIATGRGILKVKPLIEKQIIKDIHYCVCSNGALLWDVKTNKIHVLGKLSKEAYYILKEYALKYELVLNLDTEDFNGTFMPTKNGLQFPSWMSQKQIMDLAIVNPRTLEQIEEVVENPNSNIVQVALRNPLEIAQEVTNNIRKDLQGQASVFLTNSVYTDVNPLGISKYIGIEKVLEKENLTDRNLIAFGDSGNDCEMLSQASIGIAMGNATDEAKNVADMVIGDHQSDTIGKTLFDILKSSN, from the coding sequence ATGAGAAAAGTTTTTGCTTTTGATTTAGACGGTACTTTATTAAAAAAGAACAATACTATTGACCCTTTAACTCAACAAGCTCTTACACTAAGCGCACAAAACAATAACTTAAATGTAATTGCAACTGGAAGAGGAATTTTAAAAGTTAAACCTTTAATTGAAAAACAAATAATCAAGGACATTCATTACTGCGTGTGTTCAAATGGTGCGCTTCTTTGAGATGTAAAAACTAATAAAATTCATGTACTTGGTAAATTATCTAAAGAAGCTTATTACATTTTAAAAGAATATGCTCTAAAATATGAATTGGTTTTAAACTTAGACACTGAAGATTTCAACGGTACTTTCATGCCTACAAAAAATGGATTACAATTTCCTAGTTGGATGAGTCAAAAACAAATTATGGATTTAGCCATTGTAAATCCTCGAACTCTCGAACAAATTGAAGAAGTTGTAGAAAATCCTAATTCAAACATTGTTCAAGTGGCATTAAGAAATCCTTTGGAAATAGCTCAAGAAGTTACTAACAATATTCGTAAAGACTTACAAGGTCAAGCTTCAGTGTTTTTAACCAACTCAGTTTACACTGATGTTAATCCACTTGGTATTTCAAAATATATTGGAATTGAAAAGGTTCTTGAAAAAGAAAATCTTACCGATAGAAACTTAATCGCATTTGGAGACAGCGGAAATGATTGTGAAATGCTTTCCCAAGCTTCTATAGGAATTGCAATGGGTAATGCCACAGACGAGGCTAAAAATGTTGCCGATATGGTCATTGGTGATCATCAAAGTGATACTATTGGAAAAACACTATTTGATATATTAAAAAGTAGCAACTAA
- a CDS encoding thioredoxin family protein, with amino-acid sequence MVKESNKKEVLETVKNGLHLVVFYAEWCGACKMLKPVLEELSAKDNVSVLRINVDTEKEYAIEEKVQSIPYVLVYKDGELVHKMLGYKPYAQLKEDLKPYL; translated from the coding sequence ATGGTTAAAGAATCTAACAAAAAAGAAGTTTTAGAAACAGTTAAAAACGGTCTTCACTTAGTTGTGTTTTACGCTGAATGATGTGGAGCATGTAAAATGCTTAAACCAGTTCTTGAAGAACTTTCAGCTAAAGATAATGTAAGCGTTTTAAGAATTAATGTAGACACCGAAAAAGAATATGCAATTGAAGAAAAAGTTCAATCTATTCCTTATGTATTAGTTTACAAAGATGGTGAATTAGTTCACAAAATGTTAGGATACAAACCTTACGCACAATTAAAAGAAGATCTAAAACCTTATTTATAA
- a CDS encoding phosphotransferase: MNKVKNEHYQKLEGILKEKNLGEISNFEFKYQGFHNYTYIATINNIDYQVRISKSDVFKDKKNEFKYYEDHKDTLFINEEILVRKWFKGTTLDQVKLTEEIQLAVLSKLKNFSSIKLQVQEFNWFEDKINDDKYKNIIKKFLKQPTVLQHGDLVLKNILINDHNEIEFIDLEWIRTNFNGFDAISLYKQGFDKKLLMQYLNVKKSEFDDLLYICKIFDFYIYEQNYLEKLYSSMTPENLLPSFSKSSYKVTDKVIQRKSQQFYFSSIGEFDLFPSIYYENEKIVLRQWVNARSFNWCKGNIRRVASRIKQMHKVKSDLKYDFDIKIKNLYQKYSNNQVFKQIDDQIINKIFNHLSNPRDLVFSHNDLHQNNVLISLNDGKVKFIDLVDAGLNSKYYDLAYLSSNLNLNEDRENHLLKCYDQNIDKKEFYKYKCIVNFCGLLWSLSLEDSSQEKENINNILKYSSYL, encoded by the coding sequence ATGAATAAAGTTAAGAATGAACATTATCAAAAGCTTGAAGGGATTTTAAAAGAGAAGAATTTAGGAGAAATTTCTAATTTTGAATTTAAATATCAAGGATTTCACAACTACACATATATTGCTACAATAAACAACATTGATTATCAAGTTAGAATATCCAAAAGTGATGTTTTCAAAGATAAAAAAAATGAATTCAAATATTATGAAGATCATAAAGACACATTGTTTATTAATGAAGAGATTTTAGTGCGTAAATGATTTAAAGGAACAACTTTGGATCAAGTCAAACTAACTGAAGAAATTCAACTTGCAGTGCTATCTAAACTCAAAAATTTTAGTTCAATAAAATTACAAGTTCAAGAATTTAATTGATTTGAAGACAAAATTAATGATGACAAATACAAAAATATAATCAAAAAATTTTTAAAACAACCCACAGTTCTTCAACATGGAGATTTGGTTTTAAAAAATATCCTAATTAACGATCATAATGAAATTGAGTTTATTGATTTAGAATGAATTCGTACAAATTTCAACGGTTTTGATGCTATTTCGTTATATAAACAAGGATTTGATAAAAAGTTATTGATGCAGTATTTAAATGTTAAAAAAAGCGAATTTGACGATCTTTTATACATTTGTAAAATTTTTGATTTTTACATTTATGAGCAAAACTATTTAGAGAAACTGTATTCTTCAATGACTCCAGAAAACTTGCTCCCTTCTTTTTCTAAAAGTTCATACAAAGTAACTGATAAAGTAATACAAAGAAAATCCCAACAATTTTATTTTTCTTCAATAGGAGAGTTTGATTTATTCCCTAGTATTTACTATGAGAATGAAAAAATAGTTTTAAGACAATGAGTTAATGCAAGATCTTTTAATTGATGCAAAGGAAATATAAGAAGAGTTGCAAGTAGAATTAAACAAATGCATAAGGTCAAAAGCGACCTAAAATATGATTTTGATATAAAAATTAAAAATTTATATCAAAAGTATAGTAACAATCAAGTATTCAAACAAATTGATGATCAAATAATTAATAAAATTTTTAACCATCTCTCAAATCCACGGGATTTAGTTTTTTCTCATAACGACTTGCATCAAAATAATGTACTTATTAGTTTAAATGATGGAAAAGTAAAGTTTATAGATTTAGTTGATGCTGGTTTGAATAGTAAATATTACGATTTAGCTTATTTAAGTTCTAATCTAAATTTAAATGAAGATAGAGAAAATCATTTATTAAAATGTTATGATCAAAACATTGATAAAAAAGAATTTTATAAGTATAAATGCATAGTGAATTTTTGTGGATTATTATGAAGTTTATCTTTAGAAGATTCTTCTCAAGAAAAAGAGAATATTAACAATATATTAAAATATAGTTCTTATTTATAA
- a CDS encoding ribonuclease HII translates to MLNFEAEFLPNKKIIAGCDEAGRGAWAGPLVAACVIMNNENKISEINDSKKLSKQKREFLYRQIIRNAYEIQISVRSVEKLNESNPKEESKLAMSECVAKFSARPEVVITDFEKIYTNIDQINLVKGDEISYNVAAASIVAKVYRDKLMTELATKYPGYGFDAHKGYGTKEHKEAIIQKGVTPIHRIKYKPIKELICKIP, encoded by the coding sequence ATGTTAAATTTTGAAGCTGAATTTTTGCCAAACAAAAAAATTATTGCTGGTTGTGACGAAGCTGGAAGAGGTGCGTGAGCTGGTCCTCTTGTAGCTGCTTGTGTTATTATGAATAACGAAAATAAAATATCAGAAATTAATGATTCAAAAAAACTTTCTAAACAAAAGAGAGAATTTTTATATCGTCAAATAATTCGAAATGCTTACGAAATTCAAATTAGTGTCAGAAGCGTTGAAAAATTAAACGAATCCAATCCCAAAGAAGAATCAAAGCTTGCTATGTCCGAATGTGTTGCTAAATTTAGTGCCCGTCCTGAAGTTGTTATTACAGATTTTGAAAAAATCTACACTAATATTGACCAAATTAATTTAGTTAAAGGTGATGAAATTTCTTATAATGTTGCTGCCGCAAGTATCGTTGCAAAGGTATATCGTGACAAATTAATGACTGAACTAGCAACCAAGTATCCTGGCTATGGTTTTGATGCTCATAAGGGTTACGGAACTAAAGAACACAAAGAAGCAATTATTCAAAAAGGTGTTACACCAATACACCGGATTAAATACAAACCTATCAAAGAATTAATTTGCAAAATACCTTAA
- a CDS encoding energy-coupling factor transporter ATPase → MIKVQNVTFRYRESDPVPALSNVSFEIQKGEYVAILGHNGSGKSTLSKILSALIKPSSGKVSIDGIVYSRETLIDVRKKIGIVFQNPENQFIGSSVEDDIAFGLENKRMSREQMVKVVREYAEKVDMLPFLEREPENLSGGQKQRVAIASVLALDPEVIIFDEITSMLDPKGKNKVLQIIQDIRSTKQKTLISITHDMDEAILADKCLVFSGGKLIAAGKPIEILNNKEIIDIAKIDSPFVYKLSSLIKGVEPTYNEEELIKEICK, encoded by the coding sequence ATGATTAAAGTACAAAATGTAACTTTTAGGTATCGTGAATCCGATCCTGTGCCGGCATTATCAAATGTTTCTTTTGAAATTCAAAAAGGAGAATATGTTGCTATTTTAGGTCATAATGGATCAGGAAAAAGCACTCTTTCTAAAATCCTTTCTGCATTAATTAAACCTTCAAGTGGTAAAGTATCAATTGACGGAATTGTATATTCAAGAGAAACCTTAATTGATGTAAGAAAAAAAATAGGAATAGTATTTCAAAACCCAGAAAACCAATTCATTGGATCTTCTGTAGAAGATGATATTGCTTTTGGTTTAGAAAATAAAAGAATGTCACGCGAACAAATGGTTAAGGTTGTTCGTGAATACGCAGAAAAAGTTGATATGCTCCCTTTTTTAGAACGTGAACCCGAAAATCTTTCTGGTGGACAAAAACAAAGAGTTGCGATTGCTTCTGTTTTGGCTTTAGATCCAGAAGTTATTATTTTTGATGAAATTACATCAATGTTGGACCCAAAAGGTAAAAACAAAGTTTTACAAATTATTCAAGACATTAGATCAACAAAACAAAAAACTCTAATTTCAATAACTCATGATATGGACGAAGCTATTTTAGCTGATAAATGTTTGGTCTTTTCTGGTGGTAAATTAATTGCCGCTGGAAAACCTATTGAAATTTTGAACAATAAAGAAATCATTGATATCGCTAAAATTGATTCTCCTTTTGTGTATAAATTAAGTTCACTAATCAAAGGGGTAGAACCAACATATAATGAAGAGGAGTTAATTAAAGAAATATGCAAATAA
- a CDS encoding energy-coupling factor transporter ATPase has product MQIKLNNVKHIFSKNTPWQFKALDGISVDIKQGEYIGVIGQTGSGKTTFIQHLNGLLSPTEGEVSWIFNQEIQNKKTKKSSIWKMHVTLPVIKKRFFGLSKKTKKTYKFKESKMIRNKIGVVFQFAEYQLFKQTVLDDIIFAPIAFGMPKELAKEKAREYIKLVGLSEDYLKRSPFDLSGGQKRRVALAGILALEPEVLVVDEPTAGLDPVGVVEILDILSNLHKKGVTIVNVTHELDHVLERAQRAIVFKNGLIHKDGDPYEILNDIEFLKQNNLQPPKLLEFVHKLRDKGLDVPQIKSLQELATWINKQRSK; this is encoded by the coding sequence ATGCAAATAAAATTAAATAATGTTAAACATATCTTTTCTAAAAATACTCCTTGACAATTCAAAGCTTTAGATGGAATTTCAGTTGATATAAAGCAGGGTGAATATATTGGAGTGATTGGACAAACAGGAAGCGGAAAAACAACTTTTATACAACATTTAAACGGTTTGTTAAGCCCTACTGAAGGTGAGGTTTCTTGAATTTTTAATCAAGAAATTCAAAACAAAAAAACTAAAAAAAGTTCGATCTGAAAAATGCATGTAACTCTTCCTGTTATTAAAAAACGTTTTTTTGGATTAAGTAAAAAAACTAAGAAAACATACAAATTTAAAGAGTCTAAAATGATCAGAAATAAAATTGGTGTGGTCTTTCAGTTTGCTGAATATCAACTATTTAAGCAAACAGTATTAGACGACATCATCTTTGCCCCTATTGCTTTTGGAATGCCTAAAGAATTAGCAAAAGAAAAAGCTAGAGAGTATATTAAATTAGTTGGTTTAAGTGAAGATTATTTAAAACGTAGTCCTTTTGATTTATCTGGAGGTCAAAAACGGAGAGTCGCTTTAGCTGGTATTTTAGCTTTAGAACCTGAAGTTTTAGTTGTTGATGAACCAACTGCAGGATTAGATCCTGTCGGGGTTGTAGAGATTTTAGATATTTTATCCAACTTGCACAAAAAAGGTGTCACAATCGTTAATGTCACTCATGAGTTAGATCACGTTTTAGAAAGAGCTCAAAGAGCAATAGTTTTTAAAAATGGTTTAATTCACAAAGATGGGGACCCATATGAAATTTTAAATGACATTGAGTTTTTAAAACAAAACAATTTGCAACCACCTAAATTATTAGAATTTGTGCATAAATTAAGAGACAAAGGTCTTGATGTACCACAAATCAAATCACTTCAAGAATTAGCAACATGAATTAATAAACAAAGGAGCAAGTAA
- a CDS encoding energy-coupling factor transporter transmembrane component T family protein has protein sequence MKSVFGRYVPGKGFFYNIDPRLKIFIVIFYVVFAFLSKYFIDNLILLIPLLIAYAVVIRKIRPIVKMAKFPLFMSIVIFLINILTIKVDDVAKAFEHVMSSENVWFWKLVYPNSATQDQIVITTLALNRSIALFLRVFTMILATTLLTNTTRPILLTKAIEDLMLPLKLLFIPTQIIAMIISIALRFIPTLLDESQRIMKAQSSRGIDFKNGKLKDKAIAFSTLIIPLFVSSFAKADDLSDAMQTRGYEPYSKRTKYRNLKLSWIDLGVALFFIGLGTFIGLNIAIGESFLPIVWTQVLTIY, from the coding sequence ATGAAAAGTGTTTTCGGAAGATATGTTCCTGGTAAAGGTTTCTTTTACAATATTGACCCTAGATTAAAAATCTTTATTGTTATTTTTTATGTTGTATTTGCTTTTTTATCTAAATATTTTATTGATAATCTAATTTTATTAATTCCCTTACTTATAGCTTATGCGGTTGTTATCAGAAAAATTAGACCTATTGTTAAAATGGCTAAATTCCCACTGTTTATGTCTATTGTCATCTTTTTGATTAACATTTTAACAATTAAAGTTGATGATGTTGCGAAAGCATTTGAACATGTAATGTCAAGTGAAAATGTTTGATTTTGAAAACTAGTTTATCCAAATAGTGCAACCCAAGACCAAATTGTTATCACCACTTTAGCGTTAAATCGTAGTATAGCTTTATTTTTAAGGGTCTTTACAATGATTTTAGCTACAACATTACTTACCAATACCACTAGACCTATTTTATTAACTAAAGCAATTGAAGATTTAATGTTACCTTTAAAATTATTATTTATACCAACACAAATTATCGCAATGATAATTTCAATTGCATTAAGATTTATCCCTACTTTGCTTGATGAATCACAAAGAATAATGAAAGCTCAAAGCTCAAGGGGTATTGATTTTAAAAACGGAAAACTCAAAGATAAAGCTATTGCTTTTTCAACATTAATTATTCCGTTATTTGTTTCTTCTTTTGCTAAAGCTGATGATTTAAGTGATGCGATGCAAACAAGAGGATATGAACCTTATTCAAAAAGAACTAAGTATCGTAATTTAAAATTATCTTGAATTGACTTAGGAGTTGCTTTATTTTTTATTGGTTTAGGAACATTTATTGGTTTAAATATAGCTATTGGAGAATCGTTCTTACCAATAGTATGAACACAAGTTTTAACAATTTATTAA
- the trmB gene encoding tRNA (guanosine(46)-N7)-methyltransferase TrmB: MRLRHNKNAAGELATSKYFISEFPIKLHNSNVLEIGAGKGEMITQLALNNPEITYFALEKYPTVAHKILKKINELNLTNLFIITQDAVKIPELFEGKIDQLWLTFSDPWPKNAHEKRRLTYKTFLALYEQILSKEGKLRFKTDNDKLFNYSIESLQENNWEILAQTTDLHNSEFNADNYKTGYEIKWSSLGKNINYLEARKKQ; this comes from the coding sequence ATGAGACTAAGACACAATAAAAATGCAGCTGGAGAGTTAGCTACTTCAAAATATTTTATTTCCGAATTTCCAATCAAATTGCACAATTCTAATGTTTTAGAAATAGGGGCTGGAAAAGGAGAAATGATCACTCAACTGGCGTTAAATAATCCTGAAATCACTTATTTTGCTCTAGAAAAATATCCTACTGTAGCTCACAAAATTTTAAAGAAAATTAATGAGTTGAATTTGACAAATTTATTTATTATCACACAAGATGCTGTGAAAATTCCTGAACTATTTGAAGGTAAAATAGATCAACTTTGATTGACTTTCTCTGACCCATGACCAAAAAATGCACACGAAAAACGAAGATTAACTTATAAGACATTTTTAGCATTATATGAACAAATTCTTTCAAAAGAAGGTAAGTTGCGTTTTAAAACCGACAATGACAAGTTGTTTAATTATTCTATAGAATCATTGCAAGAAAACAATTGAGAAATTTTAGCTCAAACTACAGATTTACATAACAGCGAATTTAATGCTGATAATTATAAAACTGGTTATGAAATAAAATGATCTTCTTTAGGAAAAAACATTAATTATTTAGAAGCGAGAAAGAAACAATAA
- a CDS encoding MAGa3780 family membrane protein — translation MKNRITNHLTFLKWDTKRQWTLYLGIVYIVLMCSITIWTWEIRKEEYFNVLNNLSQDQLYFLYSNNLIISPLALFWKVTLTFTWISNFLMGFSIILFAIYPKNWKTQRLMHLNVSYISITFLVFWGLIFLPAILQGNIAVDVLVSTTIVHFVTPALGMFIFIWNKKNINTSNKTIFFSSVAMILYYLFALAVFLVGKDFDQYFIKFNSDGLYHSKVELSIYPFANFVEPLFYKGGNIFVIVTLDIAILLALCSLSVFLAWFWQKVCKLPKENPYTSNFLKNKINN, via the coding sequence ATGAAAAATAGAATAACAAACCATTTAACTTTCTTGAAATGAGATACTAAACGACAATGAACTTTATATTTAGGAATTGTCTACATTGTTCTAATGTGTTCTATAACTATTTGAACCTGAGAAATTAGAAAAGAAGAATATTTTAATGTTTTAAACAACCTTTCTCAAGATCAACTCTATTTTTTATACTCTAATAACTTAATTATTTCACCGTTAGCTTTATTTTGAAAAGTAACACTAACTTTTACATGAATTTCAAATTTTTTAATGGGTTTTAGTATTATTTTATTTGCGATTTATCCAAAAAATTGAAAAACGCAAAGATTAATGCATTTGAACGTTTCATATATCAGCATCACATTTTTAGTATTTTGAGGGTTGATCTTTTTACCAGCAATTTTGCAAGGAAACATCGCAGTTGATGTGTTAGTTTCCACTACAATTGTTCACTTTGTTACTCCGGCTTTGGGGATGTTTATTTTTATTTGAAATAAGAAGAATATCAACACTTCTAACAAAACCATATTTTTTTCTTCTGTAGCGATGATTCTTTATTATCTTTTTGCGTTGGCAGTGTTTTTAGTGGGTAAAGATTTTGATCAATACTTTATAAAATTTAATTCTGATGGCTTGTATCATTCAAAAGTTGAACTTTCAATTTATCCTTTTGCTAATTTTGTGGAACCGCTCTTTTATAAAGGGGGTAATATCTTTGTGATTGTGACTTTAGATATTGCGATTTTACTTGCTCTTTGTAGTTTAAGTGTTTTCTTGGCTTGATTTTGACAAAAAGTTTGTAAGTTACCAAAAGAAAATCCTTATACAAGCAATTTCTTAAAAAACAAAATTAACAATTAA
- a CDS encoding FAD-dependent oxidoreductase: MKILVVGANHAGTSFLRTLQTVNPQDQIVAYDRNTNTSFLGCGIALWVGGEFETSEGLFYSSPAILRDEYKVDLKTEHEVLKIDRHKKEVLVKDLKSGKEFTDNYDKLVFAGGTWPVEPPFKGREYKNIMLSKLFQHAEEILEAANDKKVKDVVVVGAGYIGVELVEAFHLKGKKVTLIDLQDRVVPNYFDPEFTDVMEKRMKEEGIKLQLGESVVEFKSKDGEHVSSVVTNKGEYKADLVILSIGFKPRTDALTDVDKLPNGAVKVDEYQRSVSDKDIYVIGDSAAMINKVTGKHAHTALATNAVKTGLIAALDIAGLHVPFPGVVGTNAINVFDCHYASTGMTKLTAERAGLENVAEEYFIDNDRPEFMREYDKVACKITYDSKTLRLLGVQIGSWGKFIHTEVIYMFALAIQKGLTLPEIALTDVYFLPHFNKPFNFFLMPMLNALGIKYKK; the protein is encoded by the coding sequence ATGAAAATTTTAGTTGTTGGTGCAAACCACGCAGGAACATCATTTTTAAGAACATTACAAACAGTTAACCCACAAGATCAAATTGTTGCTTATGACCGTAATACAAACACATCATTTTTAGGTTGTGGTATTGCTTTATGAGTTGGAGGTGAATTTGAAACTTCTGAAGGTTTATTCTATTCATCTCCTGCAATTTTAAGAGATGAATACAAAGTTGATTTAAAAACAGAACACGAAGTTTTAAAAATTGATAGACACAAAAAAGAAGTATTAGTTAAAGATTTAAAATCAGGAAAAGAATTTACAGATAATTACGATAAACTTGTTTTTGCTGGTGGAACATGACCTGTTGAACCTCCATTTAAAGGTAGAGAATACAAAAACATTATGCTTTCAAAATTATTCCAACACGCTGAAGAAATTTTAGAAGCTGCTAACGACAAAAAAGTCAAAGATGTTGTTGTAGTTGGAGCTGGATACATTGGAGTTGAATTAGTTGAAGCTTTCCATCTAAAAGGTAAAAAAGTTACTTTAATCGATCTTCAAGACAGAGTAGTTCCTAATTACTTTGACCCTGAATTTACTGATGTAATGGAAAAAAGAATGAAAGAAGAAGGAATTAAACTTCAACTTGGAGAATCAGTAGTTGAATTTAAATCAAAAGATGGAGAACATGTATCTTCAGTTGTGACAAACAAAGGTGAATACAAAGCTGATTTAGTTATTTTATCAATTGGATTCAAACCTAGAACCGATGCTCTAACAGATGTTGATAAATTACCTAACGGAGCTGTTAAAGTTGATGAATACCAACGTTCAGTATCAGATAAAGATATTTATGTAATCGGTGATTCTGCTGCTATGATCAACAAAGTGACAGGAAAACACGCTCACACAGCACTTGCTACAAATGCAGTTAAAACAGGACTTATTGCTGCTTTAGATATCGCTGGATTACATGTGCCATTCCCAGGAGTTGTAGGAACAAACGCAATTAACGTATTTGATTGCCACTATGCTTCAACTGGAATGACAAAATTAACAGCTGAAAGAGCAGGTCTTGAAAATGTTGCTGAAGAATACTTCATTGACAATGACCGTCCAGAATTTATGAGAGAATATGACAAAGTTGCATGTAAAATTACTTACGATTCAAAAACACTTAGACTTTTAGGAGTTCAAATTGGATCATGAGGTAAATTCATTCACACTGAAGTTATTTATATGTTTGCATTAGCAATTCAAAAAGGATTAACATTACCAGAAATTGCTTTAACAGATGTTTACTTCTTACCACACTTTAACAAACCATTTAACTTCTTCTTAATGCCAATGTTAAATGCTTTAGGAATTAAATACAAAAAATAA
- a CDS encoding phosphotransferase gives MKKINLGFTNESFQDGKLFIQKKKYNNFNHKIDYSILNKLDFVPKLVENSQEWLKYEFIESQEFIFDEETLKEVARNLKTLHDSKLKFPKTNHAARIKEYRKVLKDKNIHIEVLNKYYKRINNILAHAENNRPLHNDLFKVNILKDKKGKLWFIDWEYASMGDKHFDLAYFITSNSLSEDQEKIFLDEYDSYWEEYLWQHKILIYYLVILWINVQDQKPFDDKPFYDLVEKTVQTYEFKKKNNLFRN, from the coding sequence ATGAAAAAAATTAATCTCGGTTTCACTAATGAATCATTTCAAGATGGGAAGTTGTTTATTCAAAAGAAAAAATACAATAATTTTAATCACAAAATTGACTATAGCATTTTAAACAAACTTGATTTTGTGCCCAAACTAGTTGAAAACTCACAAGAGTGACTTAAATACGAATTTATTGAATCACAAGAATTTATTTTTGATGAAGAGACATTAAAGGAAGTAGCACGAAATTTAAAAACTTTGCATGATTCAAAATTAAAGTTTCCTAAAACCAATCATGCTGCTCGCATTAAAGAATACCGTAAAGTTTTAAAAGATAAAAACATACACATTGAAGTTTTAAACAAATATTACAAAAGAATTAACAACATTCTTGCACACGCTGAAAACAATCGTCCTTTGCATAATGATTTATTTAAAGTTAATATCTTAAAAGACAAAAAGGGTAAATTATGATTTATTGATTGAGAATATGCATCAATGGGAGATAAACATTTTGATTTAGCATATTTTATTACTAGCAATAGTCTAAGTGAAGATCAAGAAAAGATTTTTTTAGATGAATATGACTCATATTGAGAAGAATATTTGTGACAACATAAAATTTTAATTTACTACTTGGTTATTTTATGAATCAATGTTCAAGATCAAAAACCTTTTGATGACAAACCCTTTTATGATTTGGTTGAAAAAACAGTTCAAACTTATGAATTTAAAAAGAAAAACAATCTCTTTAGAAACTAA
- a CDS encoding phosphatidate cytidylyltransferase gives MNNQINNSQHSLFQQRILPAIFMVVGLIFIFILFRLSFFGFPNFNWSSFADVGKIVARSLSLAIYVALGIWAFYELTYAFTQNKIIASVLGVFQLSTMFTGISFFFFISNFWNVQDKTSYNISNLIYLYSDWIYYLFLLLNTVIFAILRLTTTKDIIYSNFFVKVLIYFIFSFLISSFFKTFVLLMAVPSGLSYILILMTAASASDIGGFVFGAKFGNKYFKRKLAPTISPKKTWEGFFGGMIVSIATIILLSIILNFADLTSQQDNKNYFSVLFKVFVAQDSSISSVLISKFSLILFTLLVPAIATLGDLSFSMIKRANNIKDFSKVLKGHGGLLDRIDSIIFVFVIFSFVAIGF, from the coding sequence ATGAACAATCAAATAAATAATTCGCAACATTCGCTTTTTCAACAAAGAATTCTTCCTGCCATTTTTATGGTGGTAGGATTAATTTTTATTTTCATTCTTTTCAGATTGTCTTTTTTTGGTTTTCCTAATTTCAATTGAAGTTCTTTTGCTGATGTCGGAAAAATTGTTGCAAGATCACTTTCTCTTGCCATTTATGTTGCATTAGGAATTTGGGCTTTTTATGAATTAACTTATGCTTTTACACAAAATAAAATAATTGCCTCAGTTCTGGGAGTGTTTCAATTATCAACAATGTTTACTGGGATTTCGTTTTTCTTTTTTATAAGTAACTTTTGAAATGTTCAAGATAAAACTTCATATAACATTTCAAACCTTATCTATTTATATTCTGATTGAATTTATTACTTGTTTTTATTGTTAAACACTGTTATATTTGCAATTTTAAGACTAACAACCACAAAAGATATTATTTATTCAAACTTCTTTGTAAAAGTACTGATCTATTTTATTTTTTCTTTTTTGATTTCTTCTTTTTTTAAAACCTTTGTTTTATTAATGGCTGTTCCTTCAGGATTGTCATATATTTTAATTTTAATGACTGCAGCTAGCGCCTCAGATATTGGAGGTTTTGTTTTTGGAGCTAAATTCGGTAATAAATATTTTAAACGCAAACTTGCGCCTACTATTAGTCCTAAAAAAACATGAGAAGGTTTTTTTGGTGGAATGATAGTTTCAATAGCAACAATAATTTTATTGTCAATTATTTTAAATTTTGCAGATCTTACATCTCAACAAGATAACAAAAATTATTTTAGTGTTTTGTTTAAAGTTTTTGTGGCTCAAGATAGTTCTATTTCATCAGTTTTAATTTCTAAATTTTCACTTATATTATTTACTTTATTAGTTCCTGCAATAGCAACTTTAGGAGACTTATCATTTTCAATGATTAAACGAGCTAATAATATTAAGGATTTCTCTAAAGTCTTAAAAGGGCACGGCGGATTGCTTGATCGTATCGATAGCATAATCTTTGTTTTTGTTATTTTTTCATTTGTTGCCATTGGATTTTAA